A region of Hydrogenimonas cancrithermarum DNA encodes the following proteins:
- a CDS encoding FixH family protein, with protein MRLLPFAATILLAFISLQAAAFEKTARYRNLKVEMVSDKPLTPGTNRLKLKVLKGGMPLDDAKVALKIFMPAMPGMPYMESKTVAKPLGDGLYEATFNTAMGGTWQVYIFVTTKAGKKYRIKTSLNL; from the coding sequence ATGAGACTATTGCCATTCGCAGCAACCATTCTGCTCGCATTTATATCCCTTCAGGCGGCCGCGTTCGAAAAGACGGCCAGGTATAGAAACCTGAAAGTCGAAATGGTTTCGGACAAACCGCTGACACCGGGCACGAATCGCCTCAAACTCAAAGTTCTCAAAGGGGGCATGCCGCTCGACGACGCCAAAGTGGCGCTCAAAATCTTCATGCCGGCGATGCCGGGCATGCCCTACATGGAATCCAAAACGGTAGCCAAGCCGCTTGGCGACGGCCTGTACGAAGCGACCTTCAATACGGCGATGGGCGGTACGTGGCAGGTGTACATCTTCGTAACGACCAAAGCGGGCAAAAAGTACCGCATCAAAACTTCATTGAACTTATAG